One segment of Paenibacillus sp. FSL R7-0337 DNA contains the following:
- a CDS encoding alpha-glucuronidase family glycosyl hydrolase codes for MRQQSGNEYAAQYDSGYNAWLSYPKLQQGSLYKQYAKWCGAVSVTEGGETIQAALQEWTRGIASLLELEAVSKPQPEEFGVAFGTFAGDHPLIQGLFEDKTVQAVGAEGFAIRTSQSRKCIAVGASTQAGVLYGVFHLLRLIASGKDIENLDEVVNPVNSLRMINHWDNFDGSVERGYSGRSFLYENNQFTKDMDRITDYARLMSTAGINAIAINNVNVHALETLFISTYLPDVAGIADIFRIYGIRLYLCVNFAGPMHEGEVGSADPLDEGVREWWKSRAADIYAAIPDFGGFVVKADSENRPGPFTYGRNHADGANMLAEALEPYGGIVIWRCFVYNCKQDWRDRKTDRARAAYDHFKPLDGQFHDNVILQIKNGPMDFQVREPVSPLFGALERTNHVIEFQIAQEYTGQQRHVCYLVPQWKEIMEFDTQAKGGTAPVKRIVDGSLWGNRLSGIAAVSNVGNDRNWTGHLLSQANLYGFGRLAWNPELSAEEIAAEWIALTFGTDTAVAGVISRILLDSWEIYESYTSPLGVGWMINPEHHYGPNVDGYEYSMWGTYHYADHQGIGVDRTVNTGTGYSAQYMGSNAVRYDSLEECPDELLLFFHHVPYTHVLHSGKTVIQHIYDTHFEGAERAEGLLDAWGGLKGSIADGLYTQVEERLKGQAAHAKEWRDQINTYFYRKSGIADALGRTIY; via the coding sequence ATGAGACAACAATCCGGGAATGAGTATGCTGCACAATATGACAGCGGATACAATGCGTGGTTAAGCTATCCTAAGCTTCAACAAGGCTCCCTATATAAGCAATATGCGAAATGGTGCGGAGCAGTATCCGTTACGGAAGGCGGGGAGACCATCCAGGCTGCACTTCAGGAATGGACAAGAGGCATTGCCTCGCTATTGGAGCTTGAGGCTGTCTCCAAGCCGCAGCCGGAAGAATTCGGTGTGGCCTTCGGCACCTTCGCGGGTGATCATCCGCTGATCCAGGGCTTGTTCGAGGACAAGACGGTCCAAGCTGTGGGAGCAGAAGGATTCGCCATTCGTACCAGCCAGTCCCGTAAATGCATTGCTGTAGGGGCTTCCACCCAGGCAGGTGTGTTATACGGCGTCTTCCATCTTCTACGCCTGATTGCCAGCGGCAAGGACATTGAGAATCTGGATGAAGTAGTGAATCCTGTGAATTCGCTGCGGATGATTAATCACTGGGATAATTTCGACGGAAGTGTGGAGCGCGGCTATTCCGGCAGATCCTTCCTGTATGAGAATAACCAGTTCACGAAGGATATGGACCGGATTACAGACTATGCGCGGCTGATGTCTACCGCCGGCATTAACGCAATAGCGATCAACAATGTTAACGTTCATGCACTTGAGACGCTGTTTATCTCTACCTATCTGCCGGATGTGGCGGGAATCGCCGATATCTTCCGTATCTATGGCATCCGCCTGTACCTGTGCGTGAACTTCGCCGGACCTATGCATGAAGGGGAAGTCGGCAGTGCAGACCCGCTGGATGAAGGTGTACGGGAATGGTGGAAGTCGAGAGCGGCCGACATCTATGCAGCTATCCCTGATTTCGGCGGCTTCGTGGTCAAGGCTGATTCGGAGAATCGTCCCGGCCCGTTCACTTACGGGCGGAACCATGCAGACGGGGCCAACATGCTGGCGGAAGCCCTGGAGCCTTATGGCGGCATCGTGATCTGGCGCTGCTTTGTATACAACTGCAAGCAGGACTGGCGTGACCGCAAGACGGACCGGGCCAGAGCGGCTTATGACCATTTCAAGCCGCTGGACGGCCAGTTCCATGATAACGTCATTCTGCAGATCAAGAACGGCCCGATGGATTTCCAGGTCAGAGAGCCGGTATCTCCGCTCTTCGGCGCACTGGAACGGACTAACCATGTGATCGAATTCCAGATCGCCCAGGAATATACCGGACAGCAGCGCCATGTCTGCTATCTCGTTCCGCAGTGGAAAGAGATTATGGAGTTCGACACACAGGCTAAGGGCGGAACAGCGCCGGTGAAGCGGATCGTTGACGGATCGCTGTGGGGCAACCGCCTTAGCGGCATTGCGGCGGTATCCAATGTGGGTAATGACCGGAACTGGACGGGCCATCTGCTATCCCAGGCGAATCTTTACGGCTTCGGCCGGCTGGCCTGGAATCCTGAGCTGAGCGCGGAGGAGATTGCGGCCGAGTGGATCGCTTTGACGTTCGGCACAGACACAGCGGTGGCCGGGGTAATCAGCCGGATCCTGCTGGATTCATGGGAGATCTATGAGTCTTATACATCGCCGCTTGGCGTAGGCTGGATGATCAATCCCGAGCATCACTACGGCCCGAATGTGGACGGCTATGAATATTCGATGTGGGGTACCTACCACTATGCCGATCATCAGGGCATCGGGGTAGACCGTACCGTGAATACCGGTACCGGCTACAGCGCGCAGTACATGGGCAGCAACGCCGTGCGTTATGATTCACTGGAGGAATGCCCGGATGAGCTACTGCTGTTCTTCCATCATGTACCGTACACTCATGTGCTGCATTCCGGCAAAACCGTGATCCAGCATATCTACGATACGCATTTCGAAGGTGCAGAGCGTGCCGAAGGGCTGCTGGACGCCTGGGGCGGACTGAAGGGGAGCATCGCAGACGGCCTGTACACTCAGGTGGAGGAACGCCTTAAGGGGCAGGCGGCTCATGCCAAGGAATGGCGTGACCAGATTAATACGTATTTCTACCGCAAGAGCGGAATTGCAGATGCATTAGGCCGGACCATCTACTAA
- a CDS encoding Nif3-like dinuclear metal center hexameric protein, giving the protein MALTFSDLMEHLNAGVQLPVNTVDKLAPDAAATEVQGIVTAFAASQYVVEQAVRLGANLVITHEGVFYSHQGHGSEWEQDSVYKEKSALITSSGVGIYRFHDTIHRYTLDGIVEGLLHELEWEAYVERHLPEVSILTIPEMTVSEVAAYVKQKLNIPYVRAAGNLSATCSRVGVLVGFRGNGSTVIPMYEQESLDLVIAGEGFEWEVPEYIRDAVRQGKDRALIMLGHAESEAPGMKLLAERLSRQFPEVPVRFIPEQPVFQIV; this is encoded by the coding sequence ATGGCACTGACTTTCAGTGATTTGATGGAGCACTTGAATGCAGGGGTACAGCTGCCCGTGAATACGGTGGATAAGCTTGCGCCGGACGCTGCGGCAACAGAAGTGCAGGGAATCGTGACTGCCTTCGCCGCTTCGCAATATGTAGTGGAGCAGGCTGTCCGGCTTGGCGCCAACCTGGTGATCACGCATGAAGGTGTCTTTTATAGCCACCAAGGTCACGGGAGCGAGTGGGAGCAGGATTCCGTCTACAAGGAGAAGTCTGCATTGATTACAAGCAGCGGGGTAGGTATCTACCGCTTCCATGACACGATACACCGTTATACGCTGGACGGAATCGTCGAAGGGCTGCTGCATGAGCTGGAATGGGAAGCGTATGTGGAGCGGCATCTGCCTGAGGTATCGATCCTCACCATCCCTGAGATGACCGTTTCGGAAGTGGCCGCCTATGTGAAGCAGAAGCTGAACATCCCTTATGTCCGTGCTGCCGGGAACCTCTCTGCTACATGCTCCAGGGTGGGGGTGCTGGTGGGTTTCCGGGGGAACGGCAGTACGGTCATCCCGATGTATGAGCAGGAGTCGCTTGATCTGGTCATCGCCGGTGAAGGCTTCGAATGGGAGGTGCCTGAGTATATCCGGGATGCGGTCAGACAGGGCAAGGACAGGGCACTCATCATGCTCGGCCATGCCGAGAGCGAAGCGCCGGGAATGAAGCTGCTGGCAGAGCGGCTGAGCCGGCAGTTCCCCGAGGTGCCGGTGCGCTTTATTCCGGAGCAGCCAGTGTTTCAAATTGTATAG
- a CDS encoding AraC family transcriptional regulator has translation MKHKHLRFSRSVAFKWIISYSVIMIIPLIVSAIIYLQTKQIVEYEIERAGNAILKQMQNTVDSEINQAEKLAMQLSIHSGVNKYLSLTPGAERASSFQIYQIRQELSKYKSANDFIDGIYLYSSNLDRVLTDETYTDSETFYAMNNKMIGLSYQEWLSQLNGETAGREASLPFIEFKRWEQKVVMMKPFASATASNGQKGMLVLPLNGSKIHSMLKNVDWVNNGDVYITDDHNQVLFRNNEASPQQPMPDAEAGGETAGTSFQDIAGTENMVSFIDSDNTNWKYISVFPSSVFWEKARQIRNLNLLGLFISFLIGAVVISYFARKNYNPVRELVHMFSPSADEQTQRVLDEFSFIRESALATIRERDDVNSRQFRQLRVLQTYYLSQLLRGQAENGLSLEEVARVHHFQWDSGYFAVLLFYIQSGGEEGPSPSLSNFIVSNIIMDFTGPNHGLSFTEMDGMLAAVMNINTGRSGRWKEDIEEALSQTLEFIQRKYGLQIAMAGSEQLSGMGSLHQGYLQALEAQEYRLVLEEDTTVWYGDIEQQQTDYYLTINDEVVFINLVKSGDFGKASAMVEEILGRFFGSQVSIELVRYAMIDLSSSIMKAVPQEMKRSKLWEEWRPMKRLLACSTRADFRNELTELIQLACSQASEKLASNSGIGDQVSAYVQDHYADINLSVSMIGAHFGITPQYVSRLFKEQSGQGLHDYISQVRTAEAKKLLQQGVTIEEISSRVGFSSSSAFIRVFKKYEGITPGRFKALQ, from the coding sequence ATGAAGCACAAGCACCTGAGGTTCAGCAGAAGTGTAGCCTTTAAATGGATCATCTCCTATTCAGTAATCATGATTATCCCGCTTATTGTTAGCGCTATCATCTACTTGCAGACCAAACAGATTGTCGAATATGAGATTGAGCGTGCAGGCAACGCCATACTTAAGCAGATGCAGAATACTGTAGACAGCGAGATTAATCAAGCTGAGAAATTGGCGATGCAGTTATCGATTCATAGCGGTGTGAACAAATACTTATCCCTCACACCCGGCGCAGAGAGGGCCAGCTCCTTTCAGATCTATCAGATCCGGCAGGAGCTCAGCAAATACAAATCCGCCAATGATTTCATCGATGGGATCTATCTCTATTCAAGCAATCTGGACCGTGTGCTGACGGATGAGACGTATACGGACAGTGAAACCTTTTATGCAATGAACAATAAGATGATCGGATTGTCTTATCAGGAGTGGCTGTCACAGCTGAACGGTGAGACTGCAGGGCGGGAAGCCTCTCTTCCGTTTATTGAGTTTAAGCGCTGGGAGCAGAAGGTTGTGATGATGAAGCCCTTCGCCAGTGCCACTGCAAGCAATGGACAGAAGGGGATGTTGGTTCTTCCGCTGAACGGCAGTAAGATTCATAGCATGCTGAAGAACGTAGACTGGGTAAATAACGGTGATGTGTACATTACCGATGATCATAATCAGGTGTTATTTCGTAATAATGAGGCTTCTCCGCAGCAGCCAATGCCTGACGCTGAGGCTGGCGGTGAGACTGCGGGTACTTCTTTCCAGGATATTGCCGGCACGGAGAATATGGTCTCCTTCATTGATTCCGATAACACGAACTGGAAGTATATCAGCGTATTTCCTTCAAGCGTGTTCTGGGAAAAAGCGCGGCAAATCCGCAATTTGAACCTGCTTGGGCTGTTCATCAGCTTTTTGATCGGGGCGGTGGTTATTTCTTACTTTGCCCGCAAGAACTATAATCCTGTCCGTGAGCTGGTCCATATGTTCTCGCCCTCCGCCGATGAACAGACGCAGCGGGTGCTGGATGAATTCTCCTTCATTCGGGAGAGTGCGCTGGCTACCATCCGGGAGAGGGATGATGTGAACAGCCGACAGTTCAGGCAGCTCCGTGTGCTCCAGACCTATTACTTGTCGCAGCTGCTCAGAGGGCAGGCGGAGAACGGATTATCGCTGGAGGAAGTGGCCAGAGTGCATCATTTCCAGTGGGATTCCGGGTATTTTGCGGTGCTTCTATTCTATATTCAGTCCGGCGGGGAAGAGGGGCCTTCGCCAAGCCTGTCCAATTTCATCGTATCCAATATCATCATGGATTTCACCGGACCGAATCACGGCTTGAGCTTCACCGAGATGGATGGCATGCTGGCGGCAGTGATGAACATTAACACCGGGCGTTCCGGCAGATGGAAAGAGGATATTGAAGAAGCGCTCAGCCAAACCCTGGAGTTCATTCAGCGGAAATACGGCCTGCAGATCGCCATGGCCGGCAGTGAGCAGCTCTCGGGCATGGGAAGTTTGCATCAGGGGTATCTGCAGGCGCTGGAGGCTCAGGAATACCGGCTGGTGCTGGAAGAGGATACGACGGTCTGGTACGGGGATATTGAGCAGCAGCAGACGGATTATTACCTGACGATCAATGACGAGGTTGTTTTTATTAATCTGGTCAAAAGCGGTGACTTCGGGAAGGCATCAGCGATGGTGGAGGAGATTCTGGGCCGCTTCTTCGGCTCCCAGGTGTCTATTGAGCTTGTGAGATATGCCATGATTGATTTAAGCAGCTCTATTATGAAGGCAGTCCCCCAGGAGATGAAGCGCTCGAAGCTATGGGAAGAATGGCGTCCGATGAAAAGGCTTCTGGCCTGCTCAACGCGCGCAGATTTCCGTAACGAGCTGACCGAGCTGATCCAGCTGGCCTGCAGCCAAGCCTCGGAAAAGCTTGCTTCAAATTCTGGAATCGGAGACCAGGTATCTGCCTATGTGCAGGATCATTATGCGGATATCAACCTTAGCGTGTCTATGATTGGTGCCCATTTCGGGATCACGCCGCAGTATGTATCACGGTTGTTCAAAGAACAGAGCGGGCAGGGACTGCATGATTACATCAGTCAGGTTCGTACAGCCGAAGCCAAGAAACTGCTTCAGCAAGGCGTCACCATTGAGGAGATATCCTCCCGTGTAGGATTTTCCAGCAGCAGTGCGTTCATTCGGGTATTCAAAAAGTATGAAGGCATCACGCCGGGGCGGTTCAAAGCTCTGCAATAA